ctccctccggctgactatcgccagacgcctggcagacgaccgctctgctgatatcacaccggaagctgatatctctacgcacagctgaagaattggatgggaggggcgcccacCGGGAGCGcctccaacgttccagccttgcagcctttgtcccctgataacgtccagaaccctgaacgaactttagtatgcattatatggtatgaggaggaagcagtggggattttgacaccaagcatttgcagtttacaggcggctacctattcgtgtgggtgtgtagtggcccatccaccgtgggtaccctctccttggggggcaaggttatcctccacccatcaggggtaccatcatcccccggggattgaggagttttatctccacaccatagggtttgacgcttggaggtatccccgaccttgtttccctaaccaactTGAGCGTCCGGATAACCCCAACCCCCTTTCCAGACCCATACcatgactgatctgtggtggggagagccctggcattcttggggttggtgggtgggagttatctcaactgcccttgtcacgtggatgtgtctctttttttgctggcacgagcgccatagaatttgcgggaagaagcgtccctcctccatcccactgacagttctccttctcttcctagttggggaacccgcctgcgctctggcccagggggaagtagggtcctggatctcccaggtaaacattacccgtatcatggtcacgcggggcatccacaacccttacaaccgctggctgcaaacggcagaaatggtagctaaggaggagaataggacccgttgccttgtttgtgccttgggacctctggatgcggctgggggcatgcccctgcttccgttgcctcttaatcggacccgaatccagtatactggaagtaaattccagtggggcccatactggaatcatccctatcccctccgtgtttatcggattcccggatggttctgtgtcaaccagaccaaaaatgccacccttggacacaatataacttttactgggcgctcctcatgcaagtgtacgtgtaaccccactgataccactgagtgtggcggagcctgcaccaatttaaatcttttagcttttagttctatgggtgaccatatggccacccagaacaaggatcctgtatattggatttgtgggacaaaggctttccaccacctccccaacggttggtggggcaattgttatccagccttccttttaccccccatgtggctgctccctaccaccttatttccccatcgcaatcacagatctgttgatatcacgaatatagcctcagggagcaagcagacgtggggaaaggatgaatggccacctgagcgaataattgcccactatgatccggcctcctggaaccctggtgagttagtagcaggtgccagagagcccatgtacaatctaaatcgcataatccgactccaggcagtagtagagattgtggccaatgcaacggccaccgcccttcgccttgttgctacccagctggatgagacccgcactgctgtcctccagctgcgtttgggaatggactttattctggccaaacaaggaggattttgtgctgccctcaacctgactggtggagcatgctgcttcaatatttcagatcatggtgaagccatccgtaatctagccgcaagtattgagaaggtggcacacgtccctgtacaagtgtgggaaggatggaatatgtcttggctagataagcttttgccaaatgggtggctcagaggaatgttttttatgctcttaggaccaattttatttttattgcttctttgcttctgtattccctgcttggtgcaatgcttgcaaaatatggtgcacaaaacaatgtcgcgcatgatgggtccccgagtgatagctttgatgcgtgaataccagcctattgccttggacgagccagaaggctgtccaaaagaagaggagggaatgaaggaagggacggtttagctctgtagcaatatagattgcctgagcaagctttggctttagattccaataaagattgcttaagcaggtttggcttgtgacactggtcaagtaaagaataagaggagccacgtaggctcaaaagacggggaaatgggtaaggaacgtgcttaacgtgattatcctcctaaggtgtgcctataggttggcaattggtgattggtggaaggaaggtgtacctataggttggcaattggtgattggtggaagggaggtgtacctataggttggcaattggtgattggtggaagggaggtgtacctataggttggcaattggtgattggtggagaaatgtgtacctacagtataagaatgcctgccaaatgccatgtatttacagccagtctttcagaatttattctgctggttgtctctgtgcacagataataaactgcttttctccaaagaagattttgctttcctggtacttttgttccctccaaggtccggggatggcgtggctgatggatccctaggtaaataaggcttcattaTGAATCTAAAAGCAAAAGCCAAAAAGGATATACCTGAATAGTCCTGCTGTGATCTTCAGAGGAAAATCTAGCTGTGCCTGCTGTGACTGGGTGCTCTGACATCACAATAATCCTGGTCGCTCTCATGGGTCCTGGCCCCTTTGGCTGCCACTGATTTAGCAGCAGTGATGTCACAATTTGAGCCTTAAAGAAGGACTTTGAGCAAAGCTTTGATTATGAATTCTGGGGTCTGTGATCAACTCATGGAAGATAAACCAACAGGGCTTTTTAGTGACATATGCACATCTGAGTCTTTTTTTGAGACAGACAATCCTCTTAGACCCAGTGTGCTCCACTTCTAAAAGTTAGCTTGCAAAGAATCCCAATCATTGTTGATAGTTATTCTTGATAAGTAGCAGTTATAACATGTGTTTATATTGTGggctgtgaaacacagagcagtcagaTACAACATTCCAAGAGTGGACATGTTTgtaccagccagtcggaacttcctgtttcctcctaggctgggacaaacttcctccacatgtgactagaggtgggcatgaccttacctgtgcCGGTAACATAAGCACAGGGCTggccaccatctctctctcttctccatcttGCTTTCGTCGGAGAAGCATCAGCTGCTtagcctccagccaagagaggacaaaggaactatctccttatgtgatagattccaagtgtatacagtggtacctcaggttacatacgcttcaggttacatacgcttcaggttacagactccactaacccagaaataatacctcaggttaagaactttgcttcaggatgagaacagaaatcgtgcagtggtggcacagcggcagcaggaggccccattagctaaaatggtgcttcaggttaagaacagtttcaagttaagaacagacttctggaatgaattaagtacttaacccgaggtaccactatatattttgtaacttaagtctgccttctgggatccatctgtgaacagagtgtatgagtaaactattttataccttttatacaagactgtgttgtgtctattcttttcaggagggaataaaggggaattaccaggaaacaTATTTTAGAGGCTTAAGCACGCCTGGCAACAAGTTATCTGCTGtgtaagtttaaaaggggaatgttactatgctaaattatagaacttgctaacgcaagttgagaaggatattattaaacaatgtatcctctcctgcctccctgaacattcccacatataTTTATTTCTAAAGCTTCCCACAGTTCAAGAATGAGTGGCTCTATTTGCATAAAAGGATACATATAGGAGTATTATACCCTTCCCTCTTAAAATTCTGATTGGGTAAAGAGTTGGCCCCTTTCAAAATgcgtgtgtgcacatgcatggaTGTGCTTGCCTTTTGAGACTACCCAGAACTGGGATAGGAGCATGAGCCAGTACAGATACAAAAAGAACAGTCACCTCTGCCAGTTGCACAACACAAAACAGGGACAGCAATGGGCAGAAGAGACTGTATAATGTACTTGCCAAGCATAGATTGCCAGCAGACATTAGCTCAAGCCACTCTGTGAATCACATCAGCTGGGCAGATCAAGGAATCTGATATTATGCATTTTGGTTTCTTCACTGGACTAATGCTTTGCAGTTCTGTAAGGAATTATCTATCTATTGGTACACTGTTATCTAGGGTGCTCATTTACACATCACCAGAAATGAGGAAATgcatcaaacacacacaaaaaaggccaAAGAGGACAAATATGCCATTGCATAAGATTGACATATGttgatttatatgtatagatgcaaatgtaGAAATGCATTACCCTTCAAATAGATGTTGCCTTCGAACAGAGGGctttcctctgtaaagtaggacacatgaacAACTGTCATCAAGAAAAACCTTTTTTGCATGAAAAACTCAACCAGAAGTTTCTTTCTCTGCACAAGCATCAGGATAAATGCAACCGCATTGTTTATATATGGCCTATATATAGCTATATAgctatatatagctatatatatatgggacgtgggtagctaagggacacaggtggtgctgtgggttaaaccacagagcctaggacttgccaatcagaaggttggcagttcgaatccccgcgacggggtgagctcccgttgctcggtccctgctcctgccaacctagcagttcgaaagcacgtcaaagtgaaagtagataaataggtacccctctggcgggaaggtaaacggcgtttccatgcactgctctggttcgccaggagcggcttagacatgctggccacatgacccggaagctgtacgccagctcccttggccagtaaagcgagatgagtgccgcaaccccagagtcggtcacgactggacctaatggtcaggggtccctttacctttatgtatagcTACTTTGGACATTTGTGCCCAAAGTTACTTGCCTGTTTCCTTATTTGCtaatttatttgctttttcattttGCGTGCATCCAGATCTTCTATAATGGCACTATACGATACTGTTAAGAATTACAGATCTAACAGCATCAATTAAGTATGCATAGAGTGTTCTCTTTCTTGAAACAAAATGATATAATGCGATTAATTCTCTTCCTTGAATGAATAATTTCCCTTCTCATCAATAGTGAAGTCGCCCGGAGACCTGTTGCTAGTCTCCCTGGACCTAAAGAATTAAAAGTTTgccactgtaaaaacaaaatGCCACACCCAATGGACCACCAGTTGCCCCCAGCACAAACATGTTTTATGGTACTAAACATGGAGCTATCATTAATATAACCCTTTAAAAATGAGGTAAACTAAAACCATAGGGAACCCCCTCCCAAAAAcaaaagtgttctctctctccctctttatttgcttttctgttttatcaTGTTATCAATGCATTGTATGTTACAGTCAAACACATGTTagtaagaaagagaaaaaggaaaagaaacataaGTATAAGACATATatctgtaaataataatagtaacataaCTTATTCCTCCAATTTAATTGGATTTTATGAGCCTTAATTTTAACTCCCCTTCCACTCTTTCTCTGCTTTCCTATCTGTTGTCTTTTTGACGGCATTTTCTTATTCTACTAAATTCTTTTCATTACCTTACAGCTATCCCAGTCTGTCACATCTACTACCGAGTTTTGTTTTTTCACTCTATTACATTTATTTTCTTGTTATAATATTTTTCCGTATATTCTATATATaatgtccagtcctcttttaaattcTTAGCATCTTTATTTCTTAATCTATGTGTCATGCTGGAAAGTTCTGTATATTCTAATATTTTAAGGTGCCATTCTTCTCTTGATGCTACTGCAACTGTACTCCACTTTTGTGCTGCAAGAATTCAAGCAGCTATAGTCATGTACATTTGTTGAGTAGTTTGGTTTTTTCGgattactattgttattattcccagaaggaaagcttctgggtttttaggAAACattcttttaaacattttcttaagttCGTTATAgaccatctcccagaattcttttattATTCTACAAGACCACCATGAGTGATAAAATGTGCCaattgtttctttacatttccagcataggtCACTTTTAGTTCTAGTTTTAGCTAAATTACTTGGCGTCGAGTTCCATTTTTAAACAGTTCTCTTTTAACgcataactgtgattttaaaatttgttttccaCAAATGTTCCTACAGGTTTGGATCAATATTATGACCCACATCTTGTGCTCATTTGCTCATAGATGATTTCACAAAttcttctttagtttctcaaTCTAATAATatcctatacattttagataattttttaaaactctaGGTCTTAATATTTGGTTTTCAAATTGTACTGGTTTTTCTGCAAATCCCAATTTATTACCTATATTAAATTTTGAATTGATTTGATGATAGTTTAGCCAGTCAGAAACATATTTTtaatctcttaaaaaaaaacatttttggttCTCCTTCTGAAAAGTCTAACAAATAGGTATCACTCTCATTAATTTTTTCCTTGTCTCAACTTCTATTGGGGATAACCaccttggtgttttgttttctaataaatgtttgtattttcccCACACCCTAATTAAGTTTTTACCCCTTAATAATATGGTTGGCAAAGCTTTTACGTATTCCTGCTTTGCCAGCTGTGTTTGACATCATGACGTTCCAAATCTAGCAACTGTGTGTTTTCTAGCTGTATCTAGTCTTTTATCCAACAGAGGCAGGCAGCTTCAAAATACAATTCCAAATCTGGGAGTGCGAAACCTCCTCTGTCTTTTACATCAATTAGTATCTTATGTTTTatcctagccccccccccccgtccaaa
The nucleotide sequence above comes from Podarcis raffonei isolate rPodRaf1 chromosome 1, rPodRaf1.pri, whole genome shotgun sequence. Encoded proteins:
- the LOC128409588 gene encoding syncytin-2-like, which translates into the protein MTDLWWGEPWHSWGWWVGVISTALVTWMCLFFCWHERHRICGKKRPSSIPLTVLLLFLVGEPACALAQGEVGSWISQVNITRIMVTRGIHNPYNRWLQTAEMVAKEENRTRCLVCALGPLDAAGGMPLLPLPLNRTRIQYTGSKFQWGPYWNHPYPLRVYRIPGWFCVNQTKNATLGHNITFTGRSSCKCTCNPTDTTECGGACTNLNLLAFSSMGDHMATQNKDPVYWICGTKAFHHLPNGWWGNCYPAFLLPPMWLLPTTLFPHRNHRSVDITNIASGSKQTWGKDEWPPERIIAHYDPASWNPGELVAGAREPMYNLNRIIRLQAVVEIVANATATALRLVATQLDETRTAVLQLRLGMDFILAKQGGFCAALNLTGGACCFNISDHGEAIRNLAASIEKVAHVPVQVWEGWNMSWLDKLLPNGWLRGMFFMLLGPILFLLLLCFCIPCLVQCLQNMVHKTMSRMMGPRVIALMREYQPIALDEPEGCPKEEEGMKEGTV